A window from Methylococcus mesophilus encodes these proteins:
- a CDS encoding YhdP family protein: MKRILRVSARAVRYGALAALLGLAAGSAAFRLWLIPGIDEFKGQLERRIGQLGGENIRIGHISATMWTGTLELVLREVSVLDDAGAEALRFAEIRFGIAAMASLMARDLRVAWLELRGTPLSLRRLADGSFGIVGLHAIETIPAWLRALGSFRISDCRIDWQDIQQGGARLELGDVDLLLVSRGDRHRLSVSLDPPAALADTVRVGFDLRGDLFESSTLSGRLYADAEDLARTALDDELPAGFRLGSGLADVRVWAELSAGRIESLAVRFGGRNVRIEHLPGENGNAPGLALAAIAGDVFWHREANGWRMNAQRLKVVSAGHEWPLSRLALAVSRGSGGAVESAFAAADTVALDDLKPMWPMLGLPGSAPSGTVDALRFGYENAGHQRFGLCARFGGVSFPARDGLPGAAGLGGRICGSDERGAAVIGMQDGVLDLAGMLAEPLLVKRAGMHLGWQRTGGGWAVRTDRASLETGDWSLSASFGVSRDAGQGLRLDLRAETGAAEVSRFQRYFPAKAFPLLGHWLGESLEHGRLDGARLRFEGPLAAFPFRKGEGIFQADIGFSGVRLRYDPEWPPLEDAAGTVRFSGPGMEIEAAAARLAGGEIRGAKAGIADLAKGAVIGIEGRVSATLAQCLEFFRTTPLRSVAGKVDAVMTAEGDALLDLAMKVPLESRAPPFRLNGTARLSRTRIEIAGLDERVEDAKGELGFSEDGLASGRLQGTWLRQAVSARARRNGDTLDVDVSGQFPVAALKDRFPNPAWRYLAGAVPLTVNVKLPTGTEQTEGVPLTLSSDLVGTKVVLPAPLGKAQGERRTVRLDTRLGGAAMRADLSYGADAAARFDLAGVDYRLKGVQLAVGTGLPKSAEGSGLRVLVRSPSLDLAPWADVFAVAAGGGREGIGMDVKALDVQVGQVLWEGKAKGPVAVQAVSRTGGFRGVIDSDYVKGGFDADMAGGRLSNVKADLDFVKLSRLDEKAVASTDSWLDTLHPGSVPSLSLVGRHVLWHGFDVGRLQVEVDSQARGITLRSASLRSDNHELAVERGEWTRQGGTDRTRISGRLKVKNSGMLAAVLGYPEVVRDTPADVNYALNWAETPFGVSSANLAGTVDLKLGKGALLKVDVGIGRFLGLFNVDALWRRLSLDFSDLFGAGMAYDGIAGKLDIADGRAETKGFVVDGVAAKIVINGGVKLATREVDQVVTVIPNTSLALPVAGVLMGGPLGPAVGAAVGAGVFVADKMMDGQVERLTQTRYLVKGSLDNPVITKASGDTPQE, encoded by the coding sequence TTGAAAAGAATCCTTCGCGTTTCCGCCCGCGCGGTCCGTTACGGAGCGCTCGCCGCGCTGCTCGGGCTCGCTGCCGGGTCCGCGGCGTTCCGGCTGTGGCTGATACCCGGAATCGACGAGTTCAAGGGGCAGTTGGAACGGCGGATAGGCCAGCTCGGAGGCGAAAACATCCGGATCGGCCATATTTCGGCCACGATGTGGACCGGGACGCTGGAACTGGTGTTGCGGGAGGTCTCCGTCCTCGACGACGCGGGCGCCGAAGCCCTCCGTTTCGCCGAGATACGGTTCGGTATAGCGGCCATGGCCTCGCTGATGGCGCGCGACCTGCGGGTGGCCTGGCTGGAACTGCGCGGCACCCCGCTTTCCCTGCGTCGCCTCGCCGACGGCAGCTTCGGGATCGTCGGCCTGCATGCGATCGAGACGATTCCGGCCTGGCTTCGCGCCCTGGGTTCTTTCCGGATCAGCGACTGCCGGATCGATTGGCAGGATATCCAGCAAGGCGGCGCCAGGCTCGAACTGGGCGACGTCGATCTGCTGCTGGTCAGCCGCGGCGACCGCCACCGCCTGAGCGTGAGCCTGGACCCGCCGGCGGCGCTGGCGGATACCGTGCGGGTCGGTTTCGATCTGCGCGGGGACTTGTTCGAATCCAGCACACTCTCGGGCCGGCTCTATGCCGATGCCGAGGATCTGGCTCGGACCGCCCTGGACGACGAATTGCCGGCGGGTTTCCGTCTGGGGTCCGGCCTGGCCGACGTGCGGGTCTGGGCAGAGCTGTCCGCAGGCCGCATCGAGTCGCTTGCGGTGCGCTTCGGCGGCCGCAATGTTCGCATCGAGCATTTGCCGGGCGAGAACGGGAACGCGCCGGGACTCGCGCTGGCCGCCATTGCGGGTGACGTATTCTGGCACCGCGAAGCGAATGGCTGGCGGATGAACGCACAGCGGCTGAAAGTGGTGTCTGCGGGGCACGAATGGCCGCTGTCCCGGCTGGCCCTCGCGGTGAGCCGTGGCTCGGGCGGCGCCGTCGAATCGGCGTTTGCTGCCGCCGACACTGTGGCCCTCGACGACCTCAAGCCGATGTGGCCCATGCTCGGCTTGCCCGGTTCCGCGCCGTCGGGCACGGTCGATGCGCTGCGTTTCGGCTACGAGAACGCAGGCCACCAGCGCTTCGGCCTCTGTGCGCGCTTCGGCGGCGTCTCGTTCCCGGCCCGCGATGGTCTGCCCGGCGCAGCCGGCCTCGGCGGCCGCATCTGCGGCAGCGACGAGCGGGGCGCGGCGGTGATCGGGATGCAGGATGGCGTGCTGGACCTGGCCGGGATGCTGGCCGAGCCTCTTCTGGTGAAGCGGGCAGGCATGCATCTGGGCTGGCAGCGAACCGGCGGAGGCTGGGCGGTACGCACCGACCGGGCAAGCCTGGAAACCGGCGACTGGTCCCTGTCCGCGTCGTTCGGCGTCAGCCGGGATGCGGGCCAGGGGCTTCGGCTCGATCTGCGGGCGGAGACCGGGGCGGCGGAAGTGTCCCGGTTCCAGCGCTATTTCCCGGCCAAGGCCTTTCCTCTGCTGGGCCACTGGCTCGGCGAGAGTCTGGAGCATGGCCGGCTGGACGGCGCCCGCCTCCGTTTCGAGGGGCCGCTGGCGGCGTTTCCGTTTCGCAAGGGCGAGGGGATATTTCAGGCCGACATCGGGTTTTCCGGCGTGCGCCTGCGCTACGATCCGGAGTGGCCCCCCTTGGAGGATGCCGCCGGGACGGTCCGTTTCTCCGGGCCGGGAATGGAGATCGAGGCGGCCGCTGCCCGCCTGGCCGGCGGCGAGATACGCGGCGCCAAGGCCGGGATCGCCGATTTGGCGAAGGGCGCGGTCATCGGTATCGAAGGTCGGGTGTCGGCGACTTTGGCGCAGTGCCTCGAGTTTTTCCGGACGACCCCGCTTCGGTCCGTGGCCGGTAAGGTGGATGCGGTGATGACGGCCGAGGGGGATGCCTTGCTCGATCTGGCCATGAAAGTGCCGCTGGAGAGCAGGGCGCCGCCGTTCAGGCTGAACGGCACCGCTCGGCTGAGCCGGACCCGTATCGAGATCGCCGGGCTCGATGAGCGGGTCGAGGATGCCAAAGGCGAACTGGGATTCTCCGAGGATGGGCTGGCATCGGGCCGGCTGCAGGGAACCTGGCTGCGCCAGGCCGTGTCCGCACGGGCCCGGCGCAATGGCGATACGCTGGACGTCGATGTCAGCGGCCAGTTTCCGGTGGCAGCGCTCAAGGACAGGTTTCCGAACCCCGCCTGGCGCTATCTGGCGGGGGCAGTTCCTCTGACCGTGAATGTCAAACTGCCCACCGGCACTGAGCAAACCGAGGGCGTGCCGCTGACCCTGAGTTCGGACCTCGTCGGCACGAAGGTGGTCTTGCCGGCGCCCTTGGGCAAGGCCCAGGGCGAGCGGCGGACGGTCCGCCTCGACACCCGTCTGGGGGGCGCTGCCATGCGCGCCGACCTGAGCTATGGCGCGGACGCAGCGGCGCGTTTCGACCTCGCGGGCGTCGATTACCGCCTGAAAGGCGTGCAGCTCGCGGTCGGAACCGGGCTGCCGAAGAGCGCAGAGGGTTCCGGATTGCGCGTTCTGGTCCGGTCGCCGAGCCTGGATCTGGCACCCTGGGCCGACGTCTTCGCCGTTGCCGCCGGCGGCGGACGCGAAGGTATCGGAATGGACGTCAAAGCGCTGGACGTGCAGGTGGGACAGGTACTGTGGGAAGGCAAGGCGAAAGGCCCCGTGGCGGTGCAGGCGGTCTCGCGCACGGGCGGCTTCCGGGGCGTGATCGATTCGGACTACGTGAAGGGTGGATTCGACGCGGACATGGCCGGCGGGCGGTTATCCAACGTCAAGGCCGACCTCGATTTCGTCAAACTGTCCCGGCTGGACGAGAAAGCGGTCGCTTCGACCGATTCCTGGCTGGACACCCTGCATCCGGGCAGCGTACCGTCGCTGAGCCTGGTCGGCCGCCATGTGCTCTGGCACGGGTTCGACGTCGGTCGGCTGCAGGTCGAGGTGGACAGCCAGGCGCGCGGCATTACCCTGCGTTCGGCCAGCTTGCGTTCCGACAATCACGAACTTGCCGTCGAGCGGGGCGAATGGACGCGCCAGGGCGGCACCGACAGGACCCGCATCAGCGGCAGGCTCAAGGTGAAGAATTCGGGCATGCTGGCGGCGGTGCTGGGCTACCCGGAAGTCGTCCGGGATACGCCGGCGGACGTGAACTACGCGCTGAACTGGGCGGAGACGCCGTTCGGGGTCTCGTCCGCCAATCTCGCGGGCACGGTCGACCTGAAGCTGGGTAAGGGGGCGTTGCTGAAGGTGGATGTCGGGATCGGCCGGTTCCTCGGCCTGTTCAACGTCGATGCCTTGTGGCGGCGCCTCAGTCTGGACTTCTCCGACCTGTTCGGCGCCGGCATGGCCTACGACGGCATCGCCGGCAAGCTGGACATCGCCGACGGGCGGGCCGAGACCAAGGGTTTCGTGGTCGACGGCGTGGCGGCGAAGATCGTCATCAACGGCGGCGTGAAGCTGGCGACTCGTGAGGTCGACCAGGTCGTGACGGTGATACCCAACACCAGCCTTGCCCTGCCCGTGGCCGGTGTGCTCATGGGCGGTCCGCTCGGGCCGGCGGTGGGGGCTGCGGTGGGGGCCGGCGTGTTCGTCGCCGATAAGATGATGGACGGACAAGTGGAGCGGCTGACCCAGACGCGCTATCTGGTCAAGGGCAGCCTGGACAATCCGGTCATCACGAAGGCGTCGGGCGATACGCCGCAGGAATGA
- a CDS encoding carbon-nitrogen hydrolase family protein: MKKMICAAVQMASGPAVGANLLEAGRLVKQAAAAGAKLVVLPENFAIMGMTETDKLGVAETDGSGPIQEFLAGAAERHKVWLVGGTMPMSAGDGRVRASCLVYDDHGRRVGRYDKIHLFDVVVPGTEETYRESLTIEPGTEPLVLDSPFGALGVAICYDLRFPELFRRMAQKGLDLLAVPAAFTARTGAAHWEILVRARAVENLCYTVASNQGGFHLNGRETFGHSMVVDPWGKVLASLPTGAGIVCAEIDRERLAQVRASFPVLEHRRLHCA; encoded by the coding sequence ATGAAGAAAATGATTTGTGCAGCGGTTCAAATGGCTTCCGGACCGGCGGTCGGGGCGAATCTGCTGGAGGCCGGCCGTCTGGTCAAGCAGGCCGCGGCCGCCGGCGCCAAGCTGGTGGTCCTGCCGGAAAATTTCGCGATCATGGGCATGACGGAAACCGACAAGCTCGGCGTGGCGGAAACCGATGGCAGCGGGCCGATCCAGGAATTTCTCGCGGGTGCGGCCGAGCGCCACAAGGTTTGGCTGGTCGGCGGGACGATGCCGATGAGTGCGGGGGACGGCCGGGTGCGGGCATCGTGTCTGGTCTATGACGACCACGGGCGCCGGGTCGGCCGCTACGACAAGATCCATCTGTTCGATGTCGTGGTGCCGGGCACCGAGGAGACCTACCGCGAATCCCTGACCATCGAACCCGGCACCGAGCCGTTGGTGCTGGATTCGCCGTTCGGCGCGCTGGGTGTCGCCATCTGCTACGATTTGCGGTTTCCCGAGCTGTTCCGCCGCATGGCGCAGAAGGGGCTGGACCTGCTCGCTGTGCCGGCGGCGTTCACCGCGCGCACCGGTGCGGCGCACTGGGAGATCCTGGTCCGGGCGAGGGCGGTGGAGAATCTCTGCTATACCGTGGCGTCCAACCAGGGCGGCTTCCATCTGAACGGGCGCGAGACCTTCGGTCACAGCATGGTGGTCGATCCTTGGGGCAAGGTGCTGGCGTCGCTGCCCACGGGCGCCGGCATCGTCTGCGCCGAAATCGACCGCGAGCGGTTGGCCCAGGTGCGCGCCTCCTTCCCGGTGCTCGAACACCGGCGCTTGCATTGCGCCTGA
- the tldD gene encoding metalloprotease TldD yields the protein MANEIVAIAERAILEPCGLIPQDIEKVLARMAGEAVDDADVYLQSSHYESWSLEDGIVKEGSYGIEQGAGLRAVSGEKTGFAYSDELALPVLLEAAHNAGSIARGGHAARIAVPGGQDAPRLYAPVDPLGSLSAEAKIDLLRSLDAEARRADPRVEQVFVSLSGGYSSVLIFGLDGTMHGDVRPMVRLNVSVIVESDGRREQGSAGGGGRTDYGFFFEQDRALGYAREAVRQALVNLEAGDAPAGTMTVVLGPGWPGILLHEAIGHGLEGDFNRKGTSAFSGRVGERVASPLCTVVDDGTLANRRGSLNIDDEGTPTRQTVLIENGILKGYMQDKLNARLMGVAPTGNGRRESYQCLPMPRMTNTYMLPGEHAPEEIIASVSKGLYARNFGGGQVDITSGKFVFSASEAYLIEDGRITRPVRGATLIGNGPDVLTRVSMVGNDLELDPGVGTCGKDGQSVPVGVGQPTLKIDGLTVGGTSV from the coding sequence ATGGCAAATGAAATCGTAGCGATCGCCGAACGAGCGATCCTGGAACCCTGCGGCCTGATCCCGCAGGATATCGAAAAGGTCCTCGCCCGGATGGCGGGCGAGGCGGTGGACGATGCCGACGTCTATCTCCAGTCCAGCCATTACGAGTCCTGGTCGCTGGAAGACGGCATCGTCAAGGAGGGTTCCTACGGCATCGAACAGGGCGCCGGACTGCGCGCGGTGTCGGGCGAGAAGACCGGCTTCGCCTACAGCGACGAACTGGCGCTGCCGGTGCTGCTGGAGGCGGCGCACAATGCAGGCAGCATCGCCCGCGGCGGCCATGCCGCCCGCATCGCCGTTCCCGGCGGCCAGGACGCGCCACGGCTGTATGCCCCGGTCGATCCGCTGGGCTCCCTGTCCGCCGAAGCCAAGATCGACCTGCTGCGCAGCCTCGACGCCGAAGCCCGCCGCGCCGATCCCCGCGTCGAGCAAGTGTTCGTCAGCCTCTCCGGCGGCTATTCCTCGGTGCTGATCTTCGGCTTGGACGGTACGATGCACGGCGACGTGCGGCCGATGGTGCGGCTCAACGTCAGCGTCATCGTCGAAAGCGACGGCCGGCGCGAACAGGGCAGCGCCGGTGGCGGCGGACGTACCGACTACGGTTTCTTCTTCGAACAGGACCGGGCGCTGGGCTATGCGCGCGAAGCGGTGCGCCAGGCCTTGGTCAACCTGGAGGCCGGCGACGCCCCGGCCGGCACCATGACCGTGGTGTTGGGCCCCGGCTGGCCCGGCATCCTGCTGCACGAGGCGATCGGCCACGGCCTGGAAGGCGATTTCAACCGCAAGGGCACGTCCGCCTTCAGCGGCCGGGTCGGCGAGCGGGTGGCCTCGCCCCTGTGCACGGTGGTGGACGACGGCACCCTGGCGAACCGCCGCGGCTCATTGAACATCGACGACGAAGGCACCCCCACCCGCCAGACCGTGCTGATCGAAAACGGCATCCTCAAGGGCTACATGCAGGACAAGCTCAACGCCCGCCTGATGGGCGTGGCGCCCACCGGCAACGGCCGCCGCGAATCCTACCAGTGCCTGCCCATGCCGCGCATGACCAACACCTACATGCTGCCGGGCGAGCACGCGCCGGAGGAAATCATCGCCTCCGTGTCCAAGGGCCTGTATGCCCGCAATTTCGGCGGCGGCCAGGTCGACATCACCTCCGGCAAGTTCGTGTTCTCCGCCAGCGAGGCCTATCTGATCGAGGACGGCCGCATCACCCGCCCGGTGCGCGGCGCCACTCTGATCGGCAACGGGCCGGACGTACTGACGCGGGTCAGCATGGTCGGCAACGACCTGGAACTCGACCCGGGCGTGGGAACCTGCGGCAAGGACGGGCAGAGCGTGCCCGTGGGGGTCGGCCAGCCGACCCTGAAGATCGACGGATTGACGGTGGGAGGCACCAGTGTCTGA
- the pmbA gene encoding metalloprotease PmbA: MSETNTNSGQRAKLESLEGLTRFCLDQAVKQGASAAEVGCSADQGLSLTVRLGEVETIEHHRSQGLGITVYYGLRKGSASTTDLSEHALAETVGAACRIARYGAEDPCAGLPEAELLAKDIPELDLYHPWALDADQGIELALACETAARGYSDAITNSEGASLNAFEGVRVLGNSLGFLHGYASSRHSLSCSVIGESEGGMQRDDWWTVARNPAELEAAEAVGRKAAERTVRRLGAQGLSTRQCPVLFAADVASSLLGHLIAAIRGGNLYRKSSFLLDALGQRIFPEFVHIHELPHLPRGLGSAPYDAEGVATRARDLVRNGVLESYVLSTYSARKLGMQTTGNAGGVHNLILDPGNEDFDALVRRMGTGLIVTELLGQGVNIVTGDYSRGAAGYWVENGEIRFPVEEITIAGNLRDIFGHVAAIGNDVDLRGNVRTGSILIESMTVAGN; the protein is encoded by the coding sequence GTGTCTGAGACGAATACCAACAGCGGGCAGCGCGCGAAACTCGAATCGCTCGAGGGCCTGACCCGGTTCTGCCTGGACCAGGCGGTGAAACAGGGCGCGAGTGCGGCTGAAGTCGGCTGCAGCGCCGACCAGGGCCTCTCGCTCACCGTCCGGCTGGGCGAAGTGGAAACCATCGAGCACCATCGCAGCCAGGGCCTCGGGATCACGGTCTATTACGGACTGCGCAAGGGCTCGGCCAGCACCACGGACCTCAGCGAGCATGCCCTGGCCGAAACCGTAGGCGCGGCCTGCCGCATCGCCCGCTACGGCGCGGAAGACCCCTGTGCCGGCCTGCCCGAAGCGGAGCTGCTGGCCAAGGACATTCCGGAACTCGACCTCTACCATCCGTGGGCGCTGGACGCGGACCAAGGCATCGAACTGGCCCTGGCCTGCGAAACCGCGGCGCGCGGCTATTCCGATGCCATCACCAATTCGGAAGGGGCCAGCCTCAACGCCTTCGAAGGCGTGCGGGTACTGGGCAACAGCTTGGGCTTCCTGCACGGCTACGCCAGCAGCCGCCACAGCCTGTCGTGTTCCGTGATCGGCGAGAGCGAGGGCGGCATGCAGCGCGACGACTGGTGGACCGTGGCGCGCAATCCGGCCGAACTGGAAGCCGCCGAGGCGGTAGGGCGCAAGGCCGCCGAGCGCACCGTGCGCCGCCTCGGCGCGCAGGGCCTGTCGACCCGGCAATGCCCGGTACTGTTCGCCGCCGACGTGGCTTCCAGCCTGCTCGGCCATCTGATCGCGGCGATCCGCGGCGGCAATCTCTACCGCAAGTCCTCGTTCCTGCTCGATGCTCTGGGCCAGCGCATCTTCCCCGAGTTCGTCCACATCCACGAACTGCCGCACCTGCCTCGCGGGCTCGGCAGTGCGCCGTACGATGCCGAAGGCGTGGCGACGCGGGCGCGGGACCTGGTCCGGAACGGCGTGCTCGAATCCTATGTGCTGAGCACCTATTCCGCCCGCAAGTTGGGGATGCAAACGACCGGCAATGCCGGCGGCGTCCACAACCTGATCCTCGACCCGGGCAATGAGGATTTCGATGCCCTGGTGCGGCGGATGGGCACCGGGCTGATCGTCACCGAACTGCTGGGACAGGGCGTCAACATCGTCACCGGCGACTACTCGCGTGGCGCGGCGGGCTACTGGGTCGAGAACGGCGAAATCCGGTTCCCGGTCGAGGAAATCACGATCGCCGGCAATCTCAGAGACATATTCGGCCACGTCGCCGCCATCGGCAACGACGTCGACCTGCGGGGCAACGTCCGCACCGGATCGATACTGATCGAATCCATGACGGTAGCGGGGAATTGA
- a CDS encoding macrolide family glycosyltransferase — translation MSKLLYFNIPSTGHVNPTLPVIRELVSRGHEVVYVNTESHRAAIEATGAKFIPYPESDFMESYMDESAGRGDIVRNMYDLVRLSEKLYPYCQELIRSESPDGLIHDSLASWGMLAGKHAGIPRVAFFTTFVLTAKTYRPKLRVALDLLVKYCLVIPEYLLFSARMRARQGIFPASLPAAGMCIGDLNIVFTSREFQPSGLLFSEDYKFVGPTVQHRKEHADFDYSSLNKRPLVYISLGTLARNPGFFRTCFEAFGQEDGLFILSVGKQADISELGAVPGNFIVRQSVPQLGILQRADIFVTHGGLNSVHESLMHGVPMIAIPQQPEQAVVAVEMERHGAGIALQTSPPYGTVDAESLRKALKTILSSPDYRKRAHSLGNSLDRSGGVEAAVEHIAGYLGERRSAAA, via the coding sequence GTGTCAAAGTTACTCTATTTCAATATACCCTCGACGGGACACGTCAATCCGACGCTTCCGGTCATACGCGAGCTCGTCAGCCGGGGCCACGAGGTCGTCTACGTCAACACCGAAAGCCACAGGGCCGCCATCGAGGCGACGGGAGCGAAGTTCATTCCGTACCCGGAGTCGGACTTCATGGAAAGCTATATGGATGAGAGCGCCGGTCGAGGCGATATCGTCCGGAACATGTACGATCTGGTCAGGTTGAGCGAAAAGCTTTATCCCTATTGCCAGGAATTGATCCGATCGGAAAGCCCCGACGGTTTGATACACGACTCCCTGGCAAGTTGGGGAATGCTGGCCGGAAAGCATGCCGGAATCCCCAGGGTGGCGTTCTTCACCACCTTTGTGCTGACAGCAAAAACCTATCGGCCGAAACTGAGGGTGGCGCTGGATTTGCTTGTCAAATATTGCCTTGTTATTCCCGAATATTTGCTATTTTCGGCAAGGATGAGGGCTCGGCAGGGCATATTTCCAGCCTCCCTGCCGGCTGCCGGCATGTGTATTGGCGACCTCAACATCGTTTTTACATCGCGGGAATTTCAGCCGAGCGGCTTGCTGTTTTCGGAAGATTACAAATTTGTCGGTCCGACAGTTCAGCACAGGAAAGAACATGCCGACTTCGATTACTCGAGCCTGAACAAGCGCCCGCTCGTCTACATCTCGCTGGGAACGCTGGCGCGCAATCCCGGGTTTTTCCGGACATGTTTTGAAGCGTTCGGCCAGGAAGACGGTCTTTTTATCCTGTCCGTCGGGAAGCAGGCTGACATATCGGAGCTCGGCGCCGTTCCCGGCAATTTCATAGTCAGACAGTCGGTACCTCAGCTCGGCATTCTGCAAAGAGCCGATATATTCGTGACTCATGGCGGACTCAATAGCGTGCATGAAAGCCTCATGCATGGCGTGCCGATGATCGCCATCCCCCAGCAGCCGGAACAGGCGGTGGTCGCCGTGGAAATGGAAAGGCATGGGGCAGGAATTGCGCTGCAGACGTCGCCGCCTTATGGCACGGTGGACGCCGAGAGTTTGCGGAAAGCCTTGAAAACCATCCTGTCGTCGCCGGACTATCGGAAGCGGGCCCACAGTCTGGGAAACAGCCTGGACCGTTCCGGAGGCGTGGAGGCTGCGGTCGAACATATTGCCGGATATCTGGGAGAGCGCAGGTCTGCTGCGGCTTGA
- a CDS encoding (2Fe-2S)-binding protein, with protein MAMGNAIPDERHDVICRCSGTTAQQIRRQFDKGVIDIDGISRATGACSGCGACDTDIMALLEEYLLTVSPCPG; from the coding sequence ATGGCGATGGGTAACGCAATCCCGGACGAGAGACACGATGTGATTTGCCGCTGCAGCGGCACGACCGCCCAGCAAATCAGGCGGCAATTCGATAAGGGCGTTATTGATATCGACGGGATATCGAGAGCGACGGGCGCATGCTCCGGTTGCGGGGCTTGCGATACCGATATTATGGCGCTGCTGGAAGAATACCTTTTAACCGTTTCCCCCTGTCCGGGCTGA
- a CDS encoding REP-associated tyrosine transposase: MPNYRRAFVPGGTWFFTVNLLQRYGNDLLVREIGLLRETVRRVRSRHPFRIDAWVVLPDHLHCVWTLPPGDSDFSLRWRLIKSGFSRALPKTERRSDIRKAAGERGIWQRHYWEHLIRDDADYQRHVDYVHVNPLKHGHVMRVQDWPYSTFHRYVAKGVYSADWCGDVGVSIGGGE, from the coding sequence ATGCCAAACTATCGACGCGCGTTCGTGCCCGGCGGTACTTGGTTCTTTACGGTCAATTTGCTGCAGCGCTACGGCAACGATCTACTGGTCCGCGAGATCGGCTTGTTACGCGAGACGGTGAGGCGAGTACGTTCGCGTCACCCTTTCCGAATCGATGCCTGGGTGGTGTTGCCGGATCACTTGCATTGTGTGTGGACCTTGCCGCCCGGCGATAGCGATTTCAGCCTACGATGGCGCTTGATCAAGAGCGGATTCTCGCGTGCATTGCCCAAAACCGAACGCCGGTCGGATATCCGCAAAGCTGCCGGGGAACGCGGAATATGGCAGCGTCATTATTGGGAGCATTTGATCCGAGATGATGCTGATTATCAACGGCATGTGGATTATGTGCATGTGAATCCACTTAAACATGGACATGTCATGCGTGTACAGGATTGGCCTTATTCCACCTTTCACCGGTACGTTGCGAAAGGGGTTTATTCGGCGGATTGGTGCGGCGACGTTGGAGTTTCGATAGGTGGCGGCGAATGA
- a CDS encoding FRG domain-containing protein: MINIDEVDDHYEGVAYMQPELPDIPGTAVYLRTESKGTEHSATAYTFPIDPRTGDRTSWDEIKELYPPGTSYSTKAEVNLNLSGETLTIDGVSDIGVTLRAVLERPPESAESKIEGQRMSWPDFKLYVATISKNGYLFRGQQKPWRLRTSFHRRGRYRISEFIAKDVKQLHQRLSAITSHFFDLTVPDQNGAFFNLLQHHGYPTPLLDWSHSPYVAAFFAFRDRPIGYRGEELVRIYMFNNREWQKRYRQVQTLDPPFPHLSVMEFIAIGNPRLVPQQAVTTVTNLHDIEAYILEKEAEADISLLEAVDIPANERELAMTDLRFMGITAGSMFPSIDGVCEEMRERNFDR; the protein is encoded by the coding sequence ATGATCAATATCGACGAAGTCGATGATCATTACGAAGGCGTCGCATACATGCAACCCGAATTGCCAGACATCCCGGGTACCGCTGTCTACCTGCGAACCGAATCCAAAGGCACGGAGCATTCAGCGACTGCATATACTTTCCCAATCGACCCGCGTACTGGCGATCGGACGTCCTGGGATGAGATTAAGGAGTTATACCCGCCAGGCACATCCTATTCCACGAAAGCCGAAGTTAATCTGAACCTATCTGGCGAAACACTCACTATAGATGGGGTCTCTGATATCGGCGTGACTCTGAGAGCGGTTTTAGAACGGCCACCGGAAAGCGCAGAGTCAAAGATTGAAGGACAACGGATGTCTTGGCCGGACTTTAAATTATACGTTGCCACGATCTCAAAAAATGGATATCTATTTCGTGGCCAGCAAAAGCCATGGAGACTCCGCACGTCGTTCCACCGCCGGGGTCGTTACAGAATAAGCGAGTTCATAGCCAAAGATGTCAAGCAGTTACATCAAAGACTGAGCGCGATCACGTCTCACTTCTTCGATCTGACGGTGCCAGATCAGAATGGCGCATTTTTCAATCTGCTACAGCACCACGGCTACCCCACACCTTTGCTTGATTGGTCACATTCTCCTTATGTGGCTGCATTTTTTGCATTTAGAGACAGGCCAATCGGATATCGCGGAGAAGAGTTGGTCCGTATTTATATGTTCAATAATCGCGAATGGCAGAAAAGATATAGACAAGTCCAAACCCTCGATCCACCTTTTCCCCATCTCTCGGTGATGGAGTTCATCGCCATTGGTAATCCACGGCTAGTCCCACAACAAGCGGTTACAACTGTAACCAATTTGCACGATATCGAAGCGTATATCTTAGAGAAGGAAGCAGAGGCGGACATTAGTCTACTCGAGGCAGTAGATATACCTGCCAATGAACGAGAACTTGCTATGACAGACTTGCGCTTCATGGGTATCACAGCAGGTTCAATGTTTCCAAGTATTGACGGGGTTTGCGAAGAAATGCGGGAGCGTAATTTTGATAGATAG